In one window of Methanosarcina vacuolata Z-761 DNA:
- a CDS encoding right-handed parallel beta-helix repeat-containing protein produces the protein MENNTFFGNQYGVYLQDSKNSTVLKNTFFRNGIWLDEGCGKNLLINNSIEESKFIIGANCWDNIMFQNRVSNGEGISIACCGGNNLVSRNEIVNCSNGIDIYDVQARTVLRDNIIIGCEKGIYLTFVFDSRVYNNTISNGTTGIFLREDCHDNELSNNTITASNESGIYLLDYSADNRIYNNYFNNSINVKAENTKGNIWNTTQSPGTNIVGGPNLGGNFWADPEGTGFSQVSNDSNSDGICDLPFQINGSDFDYLPLARPPFVTGVDLEVTIRIPEPK, from the coding sequence ATTGAGAATAACACGTTTTTCGGAAACCAGTACGGGGTTTATCTGCAGGACTCCAAGAACAGTACAGTCTTGAAGAATACTTTTTTCCGCAACGGCATCTGGCTTGATGAAGGGTGCGGCAAAAACCTGCTGATAAATAATTCTATTGAAGAGAGTAAATTCATTATTGGGGCTAACTGCTGGGACAATATAATGTTCCAGAATCGGGTTTCAAACGGTGAAGGAATAAGTATTGCCTGCTGTGGCGGAAACAATCTCGTCTCAAGGAATGAAATCGTAAACTGCAGTAATGGAATTGACATCTATGACGTTCAGGCAAGGACCGTTCTACGTGACAACATTATTATAGGCTGCGAGAAAGGGATTTATCTAACTTTTGTCTTCGATTCCAGAGTTTATAATAATACTATCTCAAACGGGACCACAGGCATTTTTCTAAGAGAGGACTGCCACGATAATGAGCTGTCTAACAATACAATAACAGCGAGTAACGAATCTGGCATTTACTTGCTGGACTACAGTGCAGATAACCGCATTTATAACAACTACTTCAATAATAGCATAAATGTTAAAGCCGAGAATACTAAAGGAAATATCTGGAATACGACACAGTCGCCAGGGACAAACATCGTAGGAGGACCAAACCTGGGAGGAAATTTCTGGGCAGATCCGGAAGGAACCGGCTTCTCTCAGGTCTCAAATGATTCAAACTCGGATGGTATCTGCGATTTGCCATTCCAGATTAATGGAAGCGATTTTGATTATCTTCCACTTGCCAGACCTCCTTTCGTAACCGGCGTGGATCTTGAAGTCACAATCAGAATTCCTGAACCAAAATAA